One genomic segment of Hordeum vulgare subsp. vulgare chromosome 2H, MorexV3_pseudomolecules_assembly, whole genome shotgun sequence includes these proteins:
- the LOC123431022 gene encoding probable receptor-like protein kinase At5g59700: protein MAVHGRLLVLLLATVLPRAALAALSPGFQFQFFLACGANYSVSFPSNDFPTNTFVPDDAYLSPASAPAVSARFTPYSRPALHAAARADISAFSYRFPSPASPYTPPFVVLRLHFFPFFQATSSQYVINIFSARFNVSVSGHEYALMSSFSPPVNGAVKEFFVPRDLSGGDFHVTFTPDAGSSAFVNAIELFSAPLEMLWCGSVTPVGAVVKDDMDLWQRQPLETVYRLNVGGPEVTIENDTLWRTWLPDGPYLYDARGKSVVSNTSSPIIYDTSNGYTREVAPDVVYQTQRMANVTDWLLATTPGLNFNLTWTFPAVKGSRYLVRLHFCDYEVVSSVVGVSIVFNVYIAQAIGTPDLMPNDRATVSNKAFYMDYAAKAPSTGNLTVSIGLVLKSNGGGILNGLEIMRLPPVDLSSRRSNGQTKRTVLITVAVVLGAAVLACVALCLFGVPYTKYSASGWAEQWTNRWFGEGETSGMESVSRKLHIPLAKIKAATDSFHERNLIGVGGFGNVYKGVLSDGTPVAVKRAMRASQQGLPKFQTEIVVLSGIRHQHLVSLIGYCNEQAEMILVYEYMEKGTLRSHLYGSDEPALSWKQRLEICIGAARGLHYLHRGYAENIIHRDVKSTNILLGSDGGSTGGVITKVADFGLSRIGPSFGETHVSTAVKGSFGYLDPGYFKTQQLTDRSDVYSFGVVLLEVLCARPVIDQSLDHSMINIAEWAMRMRREGRLDKMADPRIAGEVDEESLLKFVETAEKCLADCWVDRPSMGDVLWNLEYCMQLQEMNVIGDEHDNMVPSSTSLLLDDTGLSMTNVADNKVSPARARDEAR, encoded by the coding sequence ATGGCCGTCCACGGCagactcctcgtcctcctcctcgccacggttctcccgcgcgccgccctcgccgcccTCTCTCCGGGCTTCCAGTTTCAGTTTTTCCTCGCATGCGGCGCCAACTACTCCGTCTCCTTCCCTTCCAACGATTTCCCCACGAACACCTTCGTCCCCGACGACGCCTACCTGTCGCCTGCAAGCGCCCCGGCGGTGTCCGCCCGCTTCACCCCGTACTCCCGGCCAGCTCTGCACGCCGCCGCGCGCGCAGACATCTCGGCTTTCTCGTACCGCTTCCCTAGCCCCGCCTCGCCATACACGCCGCCATTCGTCGTCCTGCGCCTccacttctttcccttcttccagGCCACCTCctctcagtatgtcatcaacatcttTTCCGCGCGCTTCAACGTCTCGGTCTCTGGCCACGAGTACGCCCTGATGTCCTCCTTCTCGCCGCCGGTCAACGGCGCCGTCAAGGAGTTCTTCGTCCCGCGTGACTTGTCCGGCGGCGACTTCCACGTCACGTTCACCCCGGACGCTGGCTCGTCCGCCTTCGTCAACGCCATCGAGCTGTTCTCGGCCCCGCTGGAGATGCTGTGGTGTGGCTCCGTGACGCCGGTGGGAGCCGTGGTGAAGGATGACATGGACCTGTGGCAGCGGCAGCCGCTGGAGACGGTCTATCGTCTCAACGTCGGCGGGCCCGAGGTGACCATCGAGAACGACACGCTGTGGCGGACGTGGCTGCCCGACGGCCCCTACCTCTACGACGCCCGCGGGAAGTCGGTGGTGAGCAACACCTCCAGCCCGATCATCTACGATACTTCGAACGGATACACGAGGGAGGTGGCGCCGGACGTCGTGTACCAGACCCAGCGCATGGCGAACGTAACGGACTGGCTGCTGGCGACAACCCCGGGCCTGAACTTCAACCTCACGTGGACGTTCCCGGCGGTGAAGGGGTCCCGCTACCTCGTCCGCCTCCACTTCTGCGACTACGAGGTGGTCAGCTCCGTGGTGGGCGTTAGCATCGTCTTCAACGTCTACATCGCGCAGGCCATTGGCACTCCAGACCTCATGCCGAATGATCGGGCAACTGTGTCAAACAAGGCGTTTTACATGGACTACGCGGCCAAGGCGCCGAGCACCGGGAACCTCACGGTGAGCATAGGCTTGGTGTTGAAAAGCAACGGAGGTGGCATACTGAACGGGCTAGAGATTATGAGGCTGCCGCCCGTCGATTTGAGTTCGAGGAGGTCGAACGGCCAGACGAAGAGGACCGTTCTCATTACGGTGGCGGTGGTGCTCGGCGCCGCCGTTCTTGCTTGCGTGGCGCTCTGCCTTTTTGGCGTGCCGTACACGAAGTACAGCGCTTCCGGCTGGGCTGAGCAGTGGACGAACCGATGGTTCGGAGAGGGCGAGACCAGCGGCATGGAGAGTGTGAGCAGGAAGCTGCACATCCCGCTCGCAAAGATCAAGGCCGCCACGGACAGCTTCCACGAGCGCAACCTCATCGGCGTGGGCGGATTCGGGAACGTGTACAAGGGCGTGCTCTCTGACGGCACACCAGTGGCGGTGAAGCGCGCCATGCGCGCCTCGCAGCAGGGGTTGCCGAAGTTCCAGACGGAGATCGTGGTGCTGTCCGGCATCCGTCACCAGCACCTGGTGTCGCTCATCGGGTACTGCAACGAGCAAGCGGAGATGATACTGGTGTACGAATACATGGAGAAAGGCACGCTACGGAGCCACCTGTACGGCTCCGACGAGCCGGCATTGTCATGGAAGCAGAGGCTGGAGATCTGCATCGGCGCGGCGAGGGGCCTGCATTATCTGCACAGAGGCTACGCGGAGAACATCATCCACCGTGACGTCAAGTCGACTAACATCCTCCTCGGGAGCGACGGTGGCAGCACCGGCGGCGTGATCACCAAGGTGGCCGACTTCGGGCTGTCGCGCATCGGGCCGTCGTTCGGGGAGACGCACGTGAGCACGGCGGTGAAGGGCAGCTTCGGGTACCTGGACCCGGGGTACTTCAAGACGCAGCAGCTGACGGACCGGTCGGACGTCTACTCCTTCGGCGTGGTGCTGTTGGAGGTGCTCTGCGCGCGGCCTGTGATCGACCAGAGCTTAGACCACAGCATGATCAACATCGCCGAATGGGCCATGAGGATGCGCAGGGAAGGGCGGCTCGACAAGATGGCCGACCCGAGGATCGCCGGCGAGGTGGACGAGGAGTCGCTGCTCAAGTTCGTCGAGACTGCTGAGAAGTGCCTGGCGGACTGCTGGGTGGACCGGCCGTCCATGGGCGACGTGCTGTGGAACCTGGAGTACTGCATGCAGCTGCAGGAGATGAACGTCATCGGGGATGAACACGACAACATGGTGCCGTCGTCGACGAGCTTGTTGTTGGACGATACCGGCTTAAGCATGACCAATGTCGCCGACAACAAAGTTTCTCCTGCGCGCGCCCGCGACGAGGCAAGATGA